A DNA window from Mobula birostris isolate sMobBir1 chromosome 3, sMobBir1.hap1, whole genome shotgun sequence contains the following coding sequences:
- the LOC140194639 gene encoding homeobox protein Nkx-2.5-like, which yields MSEFSHGPPNSLAELLEPNGYPEMLPSPAASNTPFSVKDILNLEHHQQKQPSPDLLSISLDALPSSCMLEPGNQAKYSPSQGLGAEVIKFLDQRNHATLPSSPDRNNAQHSGELRVDFSLQNDLQDPEPKSMEKRIIPEGKKNEDFEVPMRRIRRKPRILFSQAQVYELERRFKQQRYLSAPERDHLANVLKLTSTQVKIWFQNRRYKCKRQRQDKHLEFSTSPPAPRRVAVPVLVRDGKSCLGAPPSYGTPYNVSVAPYSYSIYPSCSPGTCEGDYSCMYSSMPPVQQSASVSPFVNMGMNFNVGNVSYPATPSQGHQGSGVSALQGNFHGIRTW from the exons ATGTCAGAATTCTCACACGGCCCTCCTAACAGTTTAGCAGAACTTTTGGAACCCAACGGTTACCCCGAGATGCTTCCAAGTCCCGCGGCATCGaatacaccattctctgtaaaggaTATTTTAAATCTAGAACATCACCAGCAAAAGCAGCCGAGTCCAGATCTCCTGAGCATATCTTTGGACGCTCTACCTTCTTCTTGCATGTTGGAGCCAGGCAATCAGGCCAAATACAGTCCTAGCCAAGGCCTTGGAGCTGAGGTAATCAAATTCCTTGACCAAAGGAATCATGCAACACTTCCATCTAGTCCGGATAGAAACAATGCCCAGCACTCTGGCGAACTGCGGGTGGACTTCTCTCTTCAAAACGACCTCCAAG ACCCGGAACCAAAATCGATGGAAAAGAGAATTATACCAGAAGGGAAGAAAAATGAAGATTTCGAAGTTCCAATGCGGAGGATTCGCCGAAAACCGCGGATCTTGTTTTCTCAAGCCCAGGTCTATGAATTGGAGAGACGATTCAAGCAGCAAAGATACTTATCCGCCCCTGAGAGAGATCACCTGGCAAACGTGTTAAAACTTACTTCGACCCAGGTCAAGATCTGGTTCCAGAACCGCAGATATAAATGCAAACGGCAGCGACAGGATAAACACTTAGAGTTTAGTACATCCCCTCCTGCTCCTCGCCGAGTTGCAGTGCCTGTGTTGGTTCGTGATGGAAAGTCTTGTCTGGGAGCACCCCCTTCGTACGGCACGCCATATAATGTCAGCGTCGCCCCATACAGCTACAGTATTTATCCCAGCTGCAGCCCCGGCACCTGTGAGGGAGATTACAGTTGCATGTATTCGAGCATGCCTCCGGTGCAACAAAGTGCGTCTGTCAGTCCCTTTGTCAATATGGGCATGAATTTCAACGTTGGCAACGTGAGTTATCCTGCAACACCGTCTCAAGGCCACCAAGGCTCAGGGGTCTCGGCTTTGCAGGGAAACTTCCATGGGATCAGAACTTGGTAA